The following are encoded in a window of Alphaproteobacteria bacterium genomic DNA:
- a CDS encoding tripartite tricarboxylate transporter substrate binding protein: protein MKKLTVALAALGLAAFGAAGAVAQEFPTKPIRIVIPFAAGGATDTTARIIGEGMQKVLGQPVVIDNKPGGLGIISIEEMAKAAPDGYTLMMGSGMVNGAVVAVHPKRFTIDYDRDVTVVGRVADVPAVYVTTTKNFDVKNFKELIDYAKANPGRIRYCSTGVGTALHIEMAIFQQKQGVRFTHVPYPTGQTAPDLINGDLHFCSLNIIQTRPMVAAGQIRPIIITTDARLPDFPDTPTMKELGMPELNANYWGALFAPSKTPPAVLAKLHEAINKAQEIPEVKERFRSNQMIPYISPTIEDAKKWNAAEIDRWRTNFKNSGITVE from the coding sequence ATGAAAAAATTGACAGTCGCTTTGGCCGCGTTGGGCCTTGCGGCGTTCGGCGCCGCCGGCGCCGTCGCGCAGGAATTCCCGACCAAGCCGATCCGCATCGTCATCCCGTTCGCCGCCGGCGGCGCCACAGATACGACCGCGCGCATCATCGGCGAAGGCATGCAGAAGGTTCTGGGTCAGCCGGTCGTGATCGACAACAAGCCGGGCGGGCTCGGCATCATCTCGATCGAGGAAATGGCGAAGGCCGCCCCCGATGGCTACACGCTGATGATGGGCAGCGGCATGGTCAACGGCGCCGTCGTTGCCGTGCACCCGAAACGCTTCACGATCGATTACGACCGCGACGTGACCGTCGTCGGCCGCGTCGCCGACGTGCCGGCCGTGTACGTCACGACGACGAAGAATTTCGACGTGAAGAACTTCAAGGAATTGATCGACTACGCCAAAGCGAACCCCGGCAGGATCCGCTACTGCTCTACCGGCGTCGGCACCGCGCTGCATATCGAAATGGCGATCTTCCAGCAGAAGCAAGGCGTGCGCTTCACCCACGTGCCGTATCCCACCGGACAGACCGCGCCGGACCTGATCAACGGCGATCTGCATTTCTGCTCGCTGAACATCATCCAAACGCGTCCGATGGTGGCCGCCGGCCAGATCCGTCCGATCATCATCACGACGGACGCCCGCCTGCCGGACTTCCCCGATACGCCGACGATGAAGGAACTGGGCATGCCGGAGCTCAACGCCAATTACTGGGGTGCCCTGTTCGCGCCGTCCAAAACGCCGCCGGCCGTGCTCGCCAAGCTGCACGAGGCGATCAACAAGGCGCAGGAGATCCCCGAAGTGAAGGAACGTTTCCGTTCCAACCAGATGATCCCCTACATCTCGCCGACGATCGAGGATGCGAAGAAGTGGAACGCGGCGGAAATCGACCGCTGGCGCACCAATTTCAAGAACTCGGGCATCACCGTCGAATGA
- a CDS encoding tripartite tricarboxylate transporter TctB family protein has translation MIHALRKYHRHEDMFCGIAMILFSVFIMWVARGYPVGNASEMGPGYFPRALCVIIAFFGGVLIIGDLLKTGPRDAPEERLKARPIITIAASYIVFGLTLNIVGLLPALVLLVVISAFAIPGRKFWEVVLLVVAMQAMALSMWYLVQISVPLIGKA, from the coding sequence ATGATCCACGCCTTACGCAAATATCACCGGCACGAAGATATGTTCTGCGGGATCGCGATGATCCTGTTTTCGGTCTTCATCATGTGGGTTGCGCGGGGCTATCCGGTCGGCAACGCCAGCGAGATGGGGCCGGGCTATTTCCCGCGCGCGCTGTGCGTCATCATCGCTTTTTTCGGCGGCGTTCTGATCATCGGCGATCTTCTGAAGACCGGTCCGCGCGACGCGCCGGAGGAGCGCCTGAAGGCGCGCCCGATCATCACCATCGCCGCGTCCTATATCGTCTTCGGCTTGACGCTGAACATTGTGGGCCTGTTGCCGGCCCTCGTGTTGCTGGTCGTCATATCCGCTTTCGCGATCCCTGGCCGGAAGTTCTGGGAAGTCGTTCTGCTCGTCGTCGCGATGCAGGCGATGGCGTTGTCGATGTGGTACCTCGTCCAAATCTCCGTGCCGCTGATCGGGAAGGCCTGA
- a CDS encoding tripartite tricarboxylate transporter permease codes for MEMLEHLALGASVALTINGLMYCFLGVLVGTLIGVLPGVGPVSTIAMLIPLTYQLAPAEGLIMIAGIYYGAQYGGSTTAILLNIPGETSSIVTCLDGHPMAKQGRAGPALVVSAVGSFFAGVVGIILTAALAVPLAYIGASFGAPEYFALMLLGLIGAVVLAQGSPLKAIAMVAVGIMIGLVGIDIDTAIWRFTFGLPNLADGLDFVPVAVGLFGIADVVRELCKTDGKLGKLSVIGRWMPTRDDVKRAVPASIRGTVIGSILGILPGGGAGLASFASYIVEKKIARDPSRFGKGAVEGVAGPESANNAAAQTNFIPMLTLGIPANALMAMMMGALTIHGIQPGPHLLTLNASVFWGLVISMLVGNIMLLIINLPLIRLWITLLRIPYRAIYVGILVFTVIGVYTVNNSVIDVYLTIFFGVVGVVLYRYGFEPAPLLLGFVLGKLMETNFRKALIQSGGDYMIFVERPIALGLLIFAAALLLMLLWPRFFGTRKYMSAT; via the coding sequence TTGGAAATGTTGGAGCATCTGGCGCTCGGCGCCTCGGTCGCGCTGACCATCAACGGTCTGATGTATTGCTTCCTGGGCGTGCTGGTCGGCACGTTGATCGGCGTGCTGCCGGGCGTTGGCCCCGTTTCGACGATCGCGATGCTGATTCCGCTGACCTATCAGCTCGCGCCCGCCGAAGGGCTGATCATGATCGCCGGCATCTATTACGGCGCCCAGTACGGCGGTTCGACGACCGCGATTTTGCTGAACATTCCCGGCGAGACGTCGTCGATCGTCACTTGTCTTGACGGCCATCCGATGGCCAAGCAAGGGCGCGCGGGCCCCGCTTTGGTCGTGTCGGCCGTCGGCTCGTTCTTCGCAGGCGTCGTCGGAATCATTCTGACCGCAGCACTGGCGGTGCCGCTCGCCTATATCGGCGCCAGCTTCGGCGCGCCGGAGTATTTCGCCTTGATGCTGCTGGGGCTGATCGGCGCGGTGGTGCTGGCACAAGGCTCGCCCTTGAAGGCGATCGCCATGGTCGCGGTCGGCATCATGATCGGTTTGGTCGGCATCGATATCGACACGGCGATCTGGCGTTTCACGTTCGGTCTGCCCAATCTCGCCGACGGATTGGATTTTGTGCCCGTCGCCGTCGGACTCTTCGGTATCGCCGATGTCGTGCGCGAGTTGTGCAAGACCGACGGTAAGCTCGGCAAGCTGTCGGTGATCGGCCGCTGGATGCCGACGCGCGACGACGTGAAGCGCGCCGTGCCCGCGTCGATCCGCGGCACGGTCATCGGATCGATTTTGGGCATTCTGCCCGGCGGCGGCGCCGGCCTCGCGTCCTTCGCGTCGTATATCGTCGAAAAGAAGATCGCGCGCGATCCCTCGCGTTTCGGCAAGGGCGCCGTGGAAGGCGTGGCGGGCCCCGAGAGCGCCAACAACGCCGCCGCGCAGACCAACTTCATTCCGATGCTCACGCTCGGCATACCCGCCAACGCGCTGATGGCGATGATGATGGGCGCGCTGACGATCCACGGCATCCAGCCGGGTCCGCATCTGCTCACGCTCAACGCCTCGGTGTTCTGGGGCCTCGTGATTTCGATGCTGGTCGGCAACATCATGTTGCTGATCATCAACCTGCCGCTGATCCGCCTCTGGATCACGCTGCTGCGCATCCCGTATCGCGCGATCTATGTCGGCATCCTCGTGTTCACGGTGATCGGCGTGTACACCGTCAACAACAGCGTGATCGACGTCTATCTCACCATTTTTTTCGGCGTCGTCGGCGTGGTTCTCTATCGCTACGGATTCGAGCCCGCGCCGCTGCTGCTCGGCTTCGTGCTCGGCAAACTGATGGAGACGAATTTCCGCAAGGCGCTGATCCAATCGGGCGGCGACTACATGATCTTCGTCGAACGCCCGATCGCGCTGGGTCTGCTGATCTTCGCGGCGGCGTTGCTGCTGATGCTGTTGTGGCCGCGTTTCTTCGGCACGCGCAAGTATATGTCCGCCACCTGA
- a CDS encoding phytanoyl-CoA dioxygenase family protein — protein sequence MNAKPARLSHAQIEGFARDGVIFPIRCFPESAMDGYAAKFAAAEERDGGKLLKRHNEKPHLLMRWLNDLIRDPAILDPVADLIGPDILVWQSGFFAKKPGDGGFVSWHQDSTYWGLSSPDVVSAWIAFTPSTPSNGCMRVVPGSHTRDQLPHADTFGEGNMLSRGQEVAVEVNEADALDIVLKPGEMSLHHVRIIHGSKANTGTAPRIGFTVRYIPTHLRQVSGARDSATLVRGIDRYGHFEHEPIPRADFDAEAVAYHARMLDWQAQLRYAGAARGPQYEGARG from the coding sequence ATGAACGCGAAGCCCGCGCGCCTGTCGCACGCGCAGATCGAAGGTTTCGCACGCGACGGCGTGATCTTTCCGATCCGCTGCTTTCCCGAAAGCGCCATGGACGGTTACGCCGCCAAGTTCGCGGCGGCCGAGGAACGCGACGGCGGCAAGCTGCTGAAGCGCCATAACGAAAAGCCGCATCTTTTGATGCGTTGGCTCAACGATCTGATCCGCGATCCGGCGATCCTCGATCCCGTCGCAGATCTGATCGGGCCGGATATCCTGGTCTGGCAATCCGGGTTCTTCGCCAAAAAGCCGGGCGACGGCGGCTTCGTGTCCTGGCATCAGGATTCGACCTATTGGGGCTTGTCGTCGCCCGACGTCGTCAGCGCCTGGATCGCGTTCACGCCGTCGACCCCGTCGAACGGCTGCATGCGCGTCGTGCCCGGCAGCCACACGCGCGATCAACTGCCCCATGCCGACACGTTCGGCGAAGGCAACATGTTGAGCCGCGGCCAGGAAGTCGCCGTCGAGGTGAACGAGGCGGATGCGCTCGATATCGTCCTGAAGCCGGGCGAGATGTCGCTGCATCATGTGCGCATCATTCACGGCTCGAAGGCGAATACCGGTACGGCGCCGCGGATCGGCTTCACCGTGCGCTATATACCCACGCATCTGCGTCAAGTGTCGGGCGCGCGGGACAGCGCCACGCTGGTGCGCGGCATCGACAGATACGGGCATTTTGAGCACGAACCGATCCCGCGCGCCGATTTCGACGCCGAGGCGGTCGCGTATCACGCGCGGATGCTCGATTGGCAGGCGCAATTGCGCTACGCGGGTGCCGCGCGCGGACCGCAATACGAAGGGGCCCGCGGTTAG